In Pseudonocardia sp. C8, one genomic interval encodes:
- a CDS encoding roadblock/LC7 domain-containing protein — protein sequence MRAPQAQPSQSRFGWLVTNFAERVPGVAHAIVVSADGLLLTASDRLPRDRADQLAAVASGLVSLTQGAARCFDAGGVVQTVVEMDRGIVLLMSISDGSCLAVLASPSCDIGLVGYEMTLLVDRVGQLLTPELRAELQGSFGP from the coding sequence GTGAGGGCACCCCAGGCACAGCCCAGCCAGAGCCGTTTCGGCTGGCTGGTCACGAACTTCGCCGAGCGCGTCCCCGGGGTCGCGCACGCGATCGTGGTGTCGGCCGACGGGCTGCTGCTGACCGCGTCGGACCGGCTCCCGCGGGACCGCGCCGACCAGCTCGCCGCGGTCGCGTCCGGGCTCGTCAGCCTGACCCAGGGCGCGGCGCGGTGTTTCGACGCCGGCGGCGTGGTGCAGACCGTCGTGGAGATGGACCGTGGGATCGTGCTGCTGATGTCCATCAGCGACGGTTCCTGCCTGGCCGTGCTCGCCTCGCCGAGCTGCGACATCGGCCTGGTCGGCTACGAGATGACGCTGCTGGTCGACCGGGTCGGCCAGCTGCTCACCCCCGAGCTCCGCGCGGAGCTGCAGGGCTCGTTCGGCCCCTGA
- a CDS encoding DUF742 domain-containing protein, which translates to MTQDPGGSGPEPTFADVMNGFSLDSKRSPKKRRWGRTPSDAPDAGPEPAEPRAPQPGPAEMTGPISGSAAYGMPPTPAELESAHQPGPVDPPAAAAPPPPSPPTAGGAAFVRPYTWTRGRTKSGYELAVETLVSVSNRARSQLERLPMEHRSVADLLVEQTRSVAEVAALLSLPLGVARVLLGDMASGGTVTVHQTASTPGDVPDLALMERVLSGLRRL; encoded by the coding sequence ATGACCCAGGACCCGGGCGGGTCGGGCCCCGAGCCCACGTTCGCTGACGTCATGAACGGGTTCAGCCTCGACTCGAAGCGCTCACCGAAGAAGCGGCGATGGGGTCGCACACCGTCCGACGCGCCGGACGCCGGGCCGGAACCGGCGGAGCCCCGGGCCCCGCAGCCCGGGCCGGCCGAGATGACCGGGCCGATCAGCGGCTCGGCCGCCTACGGGATGCCCCCCACGCCGGCCGAGCTGGAGTCCGCGCACCAGCCCGGTCCCGTCGACCCCCCTGCGGCAGCGGCGCCGCCCCCACCGTCCCCACCGACCGCGGGTGGGGCTGCCTTCGTGCGGCCCTACACGTGGACCCGGGGACGGACCAAGTCGGGCTACGAGCTGGCCGTCGAGACCCTCGTCTCGGTCAGCAACCGGGCCCGCAGCCAGCTGGAACGGCTGCCGATGGAGCACCGCTCCGTCGCCGACCTCCTCGTCGAGCAGACCCGCTCGGTCGCGGAGGTCGCGGCGCTGCTGTCGCTCCCCCTGGGCGTGGCCCGGGTGCTGCTCGGGGACATGGCCTCGGGCGGCACGGTGACCGTTCACCAGACCGCGAGCACCCCCGGTGACGTGCCGGATCTCGCGCTGATGGAAAGGGTGTTGAGTGGACTCCGTCGGCTCTAG